The Anabas testudineus chromosome 14, fAnaTes1.2, whole genome shotgun sequence genome includes a region encoding these proteins:
- the hspb1 gene encoding heat shock protein beta-1: MAERRIPFTLLRTPSWDPFRDWHQSSRIFDQAFGMPAMPEDFPTFPTTHWPGYMRPSFFAPEMGAIAPHTPMLYPNPMMTQQARALSRQMSSGMSEIKQTPENWKVSLDVNHFSPEELVVKTKDGVVEISGKHEERKDEHGFVSRCFTRKYTLPPAANIEKVTSSLSPEGLLTVEAPLIKPAIESSETTIPVNVADKGGVVKK; this comes from the exons ATGGCCGAGAGACGTATTCCCTTCACCCTGCTCCGCACCCCGAGCTGGGACCCATTCCGTGACTGGCACCAGAGCAGCCGCATCTTCGACCAGGCCTTCGGCATGCCGGCCATGCCAGAGGACTTTCCCACATTCCCCACCACCCACTGGCCTGGGTACATGAGGCCTTCCTTCTTTGCCCCAGAAATGGGCGCCATTGCGCCCCACACCCCCATGCTGTATCCAAATCCCATGATGACCCAGCAGGCTCGTGCCCTGTCCCGCCAGATGAGCAGCGGGATGTCAGAGATCAAGCAGACGCCAGAAAACTGGAAGGTGTCCTTGGATGTCAACCACTTCTCGCCTGAGGAGCTGGTGGTGAAGACCAAGGATGGTGTGGTGGAAATCAGTG GCAAACACGAGGAGAGGAAAGACGAGCACGGTTTCGTGTCCAGATGCTTCACCAGGAAATACAC TCTCCCTCCAGCAGCCAACATCGAGAAGGTGACTTCCTCCCTGTCTCCCGAGGGGTTGCTGACTGTTGAGGCTCCTCTGATCAAACCGGCCATCGAGTCCTCGGAGACCACGATACCTGTAAACGTGGCCGACAAAGGTGGCGTGGTGAAGAAGTAG
- the ywhag1 gene encoding 14-3-3 protein gamma-1: MVDREQLVQKARLAEQAERYDDMAAAMKSVTELNEALSNEERNLLSVAYKNVVGARRSSWRVISSIEQKTSADGNEKKIEMVRAYREKIEKELEAVCQDVLNLLDNFLIKNCNETQHESKVFYLKMKGDYYRYLAEVATGEKRASVVESSEKSYSEAHEISKEHMQPTHPIRLGLALNYSVFYYEIQNAPEQACHLAKTAFDDAIAELDTLNEDSYKDSTLIMQLLRDNLTLWTSDQQDDEGGEGNN, translated from the exons ATGGTCGACCGCGAGCAACTGGTGCAGAAAGCCCGGCTGGCCGAGCAGGCGGAGAGGTACGACGACATGGCAGCTGCCATGAAGTCG GTCACAGAGCTGAATGAAGCACTATCCAATGAAGAGAGGAACCTCCTCTCTGTGGCCTACAAGAATGTGGTGGGTGCGAGGCGTTCATCCTGGCGCGTCATCTCCAGCATTGAGCAGAAGACGTCGGCCGACGGCAATGAGAAGAAGATCGAGATGGTGCGGGCATACCGGGAAAAGATCGAGAAGGAGCTGGAGGCCGTGTGCCAGGACGTGCTCAACCTCCTCGACAACTTCCTGATCAAGAATTGCAACGAAACGCAGCACGAGAGCAAAGTGTTCTACCTGAAGATGAAGGGCGACTACTACCGCTACCTGGCCGAGGTGGCCACGGGGGAGAAGAGAGCCTCGGTGGTGGAGTCCTCCGAGAAGTCCTACAGCGAGGCCCACGAGATCAGCAAGGAGCACATGCAGCCCACCCACCCCATCCGCCTGGGCCTGGCTCTCAACTACTCCGTCTTCTACTACGAGATCCAGAACGCCCCGGAGCAGGCATGCCACCTGGCCAAGACCGCCTTCGACGACGCCATCGCCGAGCTGGACACCCTCAATGAGGACTCCTACAAAGACTCCACTCTCATCATGCAGCTGCTACGGGACAACTTGACGCTGTGGACGAGCGACCAGCAGGACGACGAGGGAGGAGAGGGCAACAACTAA